The sequence below is a genomic window from Phoenix dactylifera cultivar Barhee BC4 chromosome 16, palm_55x_up_171113_PBpolish2nd_filt_p, whole genome shotgun sequence.
AATATTGTACAGGCTTGGCTATTCTCAAACTAACTTGGCTGATGATCAGAAAGCTTTACCTCCTTGAATTTTTATACTGAGAAATAAGGGGAGAAAGGAGGGGCAGGTGGGGTTATACCTGGAATATGTGGGGAGTATGCGTATATTCCTTCAAAATACCAAATTGCTTTCGTTGCGGAAGGGAAGTGGTCGGTTAAGAAGCCACCACCGTTTTCTCTATCAAATGTTGCCGTAAAACCCCATTCATCACCTGGAAGTGGACCTAAGTTGCAGATTTCAACAGCAAGAAGGTCACCAGGCTTCGCTGCAACTCCTTTTGCATCTAAAACTCTCAAGGGCCCACTAAGATAATGGGTCTGCAGACAGTCAAGATTTCCATtgctaaattttcttttatatttaacATCATTCTTCAACAAAAATTTTAATACATTCAAATAATTAAAGCCATATTAGTATTCGTTGTTGTTGGATTCACATGAATCAAAAGTTATGACGCAAATATTTCTTATGTTTTCAGGAAGAAGTAAAAGTTCTTACAACAGTGAGGTCCACAGTTTTGACGTCTGCAGCGGAATTGTTATCGCCTATTCGACCCCCAGTCCAGTCTACCATCTCGACTCTAAAGATCTCGCCTTCCGTTACATCTGCGACAGGTGGTATGTGAGGGTGCCAGCGATTATGGAGGGGAAGCCTCTGTTCCCATGGCCGTTTCTTCACATCTATGGGTACCACCAGCCTTGGAGTTTGTGGAGCCATGGCTGCAATTTGAAGCTCTAGGTTTGCTGCTGCTAAAAACAAGTAATAAGAGTCTTGGTTGTCCACAGGATTCAGCCATCTTTGTATAGAAAACTAAAATACAAAACGGCTAAAATATCTTATTTTTCTATCGCCTAGCGACAACTCTTGAGTCAGCATAGAAAGTGACGCTCTTAAAACGATTTTAAAAGTACCAtattatccaaaattgagaaaGAATAGAAATATCTGACAGCCCTTATTTCTGTGGGCCGAGTCCCATCTTATGTGAGATGGGCCAGCAATTtaagtaaaaaaaagaaaaaaaaagggttagGATTTATTTTCTTAGAGGGTGGATGAGAAGTAAATAGAGGGCAGCCACTTTGGTAAAGTGCTTGTGAAATCCATCTCAAGAAGGAGGTGAAGATGTTATTTAAGATATCTCAAGAGAAAGAATAATCTTGTGCAAACCTACATTCGGTAAGatagttcttatttttcttttggagTTTAAACTCTTTTTCATATAAACTTTTTGTTTGTGATTCAAGGAAGAGATCCTTGATGTATGTGATTCTCTAGCTTAGCTTAGAGAAGATACTTTGTAAGCCCATTATTGTTAATAGTGGAGGTTTGAGGTGGACTTAGGTCCGGTGGTTTTTCTCTTATATTGGAGGGTTTTTCACCTAAAATTTTTTAGCTCTTGCTTGTGTTTTTTGTGGTTTGATTTGGATAGTTCTTGCATTGATTAGTTATTGTGGTATTCTTATTCTACTCACACGAAGATAGGGAAGTTATTTGTTTAGAAAATGGGTCTTTcctaacaagtggtatcagagcaagattTTGTGCCTGCAAGGTGTTTGATAAAATTCTTGTGTGACTAGAATGGAGGATTCTATGGGAAGCATGATCAAATTGACATCTTCTAACTATGCCATTTGGAAACCTAGGATGGAGGATATCCTTTATTGTAAGGATTTGTATGAACCTATCCATGGAGATGAGGCTAAGCTAAAAGAGTATCGACAAGGAATGGAAGATAATGAATAGAAATATAGTTGCACAAATTAGACAATGGGTTGATCAAACTGTGTTTCATCATGTTGCTCAAGAAACCAATGTCTTCTCTTTGTGCAAGAAATTAGAGGCCATGTATGAGAGAAAGACTGTACAGAATAAAGCTTTTTTGATTAGGAGGCTTGTCAACTTGAAGTACAAAGATGGAAGAAGTATGACAGAATACTTGAATGACTTCCAAAGCTTGGTGAATCAATTGACTACTATGAAGCTTGTCCTAGATGAGGAGTTGCAGGCTTTAATTCTTTGCCAGACAATTGGAAGACTCTTGTAGTGTCTTTAATCAATTCATCAAAAGCTGTTGTATAACCCCATTTATCACATGTAAGCGGACCTAAGTTGCAGATTTCAACAGCAAGAAGGTCCCTAGGCTTCCCCGAACTCCTTTTGTGTCTAAAAATCTCAAGGGCCCGCTAAGATAATGGGTCTGCTAAGTTTTCTTTTATATTAAACATCATTCttcaacagttttttttttttggtcaaaaaaaattaaagccaTGTTTGTAACTCGCAAGATAGGTGATCATGCTGTACAGTGTTGGATGAAATCATGATGCAAATATGCAACTGCACGCTTTTTATGCTTTCAGCAAAAGAGTAATGTTTCTTACAACAGTGAGGTCCTCCCGTCCAATCCATCATCTCCACTCGAAAGATCTCTCCTTCCTTTAACGTCTGCAGCAGCGGGTATGGGGAAACTTTTGTCCccatggcttttttttttccttcacttctATGGGCCCTACCAATCTTAGAGTTTGTGCTGCCATGGCCGGAGTGCTGGGTCGCAGGGAAACGCGAAGCAGAAAGGCGGTAAAAGCTGGTTCTGGTAGAGATGATGGTGGTGGTAAGTCGGGCAACGGGCATGGGTCATCGAACGGGCGGGAGAGAGGAATCAATGATCCTTCTAATAGCGCTCCCACCGAGCATGTCCAAATGAGAAGTATTCGGTCTCCAACATTTAATCAACGCCCGCACGTTTTGAATCTGGACTACATCGCTGGAAGCAAAACTCCATTCCAACTGTACTACTACCTTGGTGGTGAAGCAGAGGCTTTCGATTTGAGTAAGCTACAAAAGTTGCGACCAAAAGGTGCCAAGAAATCAGATTTCTCATCTTACCATTTTTTTAGAATGCatctaaaaaaaatctaaaaattatagattttttttactaGCAAGGTCGTCAATTTCacgaataaaaaaaattacaatataTATTATTGACCAAGTAATACACACCAAATAAATTAGTTATTTAGCAagtcaatacatacaactaGCTAAATAGATACATAATTTCTAGATTATGGTGTTTACTAGTACacaatttttaaaatatcataTTTACTAATACATACTATATAGCCACACATACTCGTTGATTTTCTGGTACATACTGCAAACTTATCTGATACACACCTAGCAGTGATTCAATACATACTTTcagataaattgatatatagtTTTCAGAACACACTTTTTATCAGTACACACTATATGGTTAGATGATACACACCAAGCAATTAATCATctggcatttttttttaaagttacgAGATTGATGGACTCTGCTAGTAGTAGGAGTCTTATTTTTATTTGACTTTTGAGTTTTCTTTTTAAGATAGGTGTTAAAAGAAATGTGGCAAAACAAGAGTCTCGTTCTATAAAATATTCTATAGTGCCAACCCCATAGAATTTTGTTTGCTTCAAATTGAAGAACATAGCAAAGAAGAATAAGCAATCCATGTGATGTGGAAAATATTTGTCAATCTGACCTTGGATAGACCGAAGTACTTAATCTTGATATATTATGAGGTATTTTACTTGGGTTTTGACCGAAGCAAACAGAAAAGAAGTGCCACATATTCCCTTAATGACCGTCGGAAGATGATTAATGCGCATTAGTCACGCAATTGTGCCAATTCAGCTATAATTGCACGATTGATACAATTATCGGCACATACACAACATGGGTGGCCATTACTATGCAATTATTGTATGACAAGTCATTACCATTAAGCTATAATTGCACAATTGGTGCAATTATCGGCATGAGCACAACATGGGTGGTCATTATAGTACAGTTATTGCATGACGGGCCATTATCATGCAGTTATTGCACGATCCTTTAATTTCAATAACGGATATTGACCCCATTTTTTAATATAGGAGGAACCGGAGGATCTTGAGTTAAGTCATTCATCTTACTCTTGCTCTCATTCcataaattctctctcttcaaccATTTTTTTAGAATTCGACTGATTTGAATATCGGAGTGTCTCTTGCAAAAAAATTCTTGGCAAGAAAACTTTGTTTTAGGTTGGATTTGCACATCGAAAGTACAATCAACCATGTCGCCATCACTGGACAGCTCAAAGTATTTACCTCAGGTCACAACCGATCTAAATCTCACCTCGGGGCTCAACCGATCTCAGCTGGCCTGGGATTCTAGTGGCAACACCCTGTTTGGGATGATTCACTGCCGGATTTCACGAATCCAGCAGATGAGAAAGGGAAAGGGATTGGGAAGGCAGATCATGGAGAGAGAGCATCATGGACAAGGAGGAAATTGAGAGCAGCAAGAGCGAGCGAGAAAGATGATAATACCAAGCCTGTTTCCAAGAAGAAGTGATGATTCTCTTCAATGATTGGAGGGGAATGGGATTGCTACGGTACCAGAACACACATGGAATTTAGCCTGAAATACCTCGAACCTCGGGTTTGATCCCAGCCCTGCCCGAACGTGGGCCAGATGTACCAGAATATAGCCCGACCTGAGTCTGGGCCAAGTTTCAAGCCAGGCCGAGCGTAAACGAGATAGACGTTTCAAGTCTCGGCCTGACCCTGAAAAGCTCGGACCTTGTTCTAGGGTCGGATCACTCCACCCTGGCCCATTCGCAACCCCAGATCCGACTACTTTGTTGCTGGGAAGAGCGAGCCCTTATCATGTAGGCTCGTGATAGGAAGTAGGATGAGATAgacttcaaaaaataataataataaaaatgctCATGTGATACTACGCTATCTTGGAGAGAAGCACACGAGAGATGTATAATTTCAAGTAGTCGTCTAACTAATATTGTGAGAATCCATacaggcatgtgtttagtcccacatcggccgaaaagattttgggtacttatacaacaaaaaataccttccggctaattTTTTTGGATAAGGTCCTAAGTTGTTGCAAATAGTATCAAAACGGATTCGGCTCATGGTTCATGTGGTCTGAAGAATACTGTAATATGAACTCATTGAGACTGATCATAAACTggtcgtggtgcttgtgattagatttgaatggattcagACTCTTagcttgacaagaacatcagGGCTTAAATGGGAGGACTATGTgggcatatgtttagtcccatgTTGGTTATTCACTAAAAATATTTTGGGTAACTACTTTCATTGTTCCAAATGCAACAAATGTAATGTTTTCTTGATAAAAGTATCCTACGTTCTGTCACCTCAGCCATGTCCAACTTGATCTTAGTATCAAAAGTGTATGCAGTAGCTGAAAGGCATCTGGCTTCATTTATTAAAGTCACACCGCTAAAAGTCAATTAAATGGAGTTCAGGTTACAATAACTCCAATTCAATACAAATCCAATTATTCAGTATTTTCCTTTACCAGCTGCAGGCCAAACTTCGTTATAAACTCATTAAGTTTCGTCCTTCTGTCCACTTCGATTTACTTttctttatcaaaaaaaagCTGCAAGATCCAAAATTTCTCGAATAATTTGAAACAATCCGCGTTGGACTTGCATGCAGGGCGGCAAGATTAATTGCAAGAAAACATGCTGCCTATCTCGGACATGCATGCAGGGCGGCAAGATTGCAAGAAACACATGCTGCTTATCTCGACCTGATCATCTAACCTATAGAAGTTCTGGACAGTGACTTGCTCCATCTGAGTTCTACTAGTGATTCAAACATGGCTGAACATATGTTATTGATGGCCTTAGACTTTTGCCGGCAGCTGACTCTCGGGAATAggagtgcaaatgggtcggatcgggtcgagTCACGAGTGACCTCAACCCAATCCAGTTTCttgttcggatcctaattttaCATCCAGATCCAACTCAAtaaaagatcgggtcgggtccattaCTATAATTTTTGATCCAACAGATCATTCTAGTCGGGTTGGGTCTATGTATAATCCGGACTCGATCCAAAAAATTTGGGTTCGGATCTGTCATCGAATTCGGGAGTTGAATTTTTAGTATTTGAAAATAGAAGGGTAATAATTAGTAAGCTTTGCAGTTTTATGTGTTCTTTTGATATTCTTTTGGTACTAAGTATCACCATGCATTTGGAAAATTGAATTTTTTGCCTCATACATTGAATTTTTGCTTCTGATCGGTTCATGACTGCATTCCCTGGATTGTTTTACATGGCTGAGGTATTGatgccacaaaatttcaagaaacAACAATACTAACACTAAATTCTTGTGGCATTTCTAAGAAAATGAAGATCCACATACATAaaagtttctttatttttctagtcAATCTCTAGCCTTCAGGTAGTATGCTTGGTGTGGTCTGGCAGCTTTACGGGCTCTTTTTTAGGAAAATCTTGCTTTCTTACTTGCCTTCTACCTACAGTAAATAGACTCATTTATATTTATCGTTGTTAGTTTGAATGCTTCTTCCATTAGAAAAACACAAACACACCTTTTCTCCATATAGTGCAGGCCTTGGTCCATTTTGTCTCTACATAAACCTTGTTGTTTAGACAATTTGCACAAAAGAGTTGGTCTACAATCTAATAATTCTCAGGCGACCGCACTGGAGTGATAACCATTGAATGTTTTGGTCTCTGAAGACATGAACCCTTTGTGATTTCTAGCTCTTCTTAGTGCAGCCTTACACAATTCTCTTTTTGCCTTCTTTTGGTTCTATACTATTTTGGCTCTACATTGTTTTAGGTACTCCAGATTTTTTTCCTCTTAGATGATTttactaaaaattttaaatgagTTAGGTCGGATTGGATCTAAATTCAGTAAATTTAGCTTCGGTCAAAAAAATGGTATGAATTTAACTTTAGATCCTGATCTAGCTCAATAGATTCTTTAAAATAAATCGGATCGGATCGTACCCCATCTATTTTCTATTTTGCTTAGAGAAAACATACTAGCTAGCCACTGAGGTGGTAACCCAATGGGAGCGTGGTcttacttccaaccaagtggttccaaGTTCAAAACACACAGGCATCGATTAAAATGTGGAGATCGGATGCTCCCTGCTCGGACACAGAGTTTGGAAGAGCGTATTCCTCTGTTGGTAGTCTCGATGGTGGTAGATATGATGTAATCATACGTGGTATTCGTGTCGGAGTCCGGAGGAATAATCGAGCCGGGTCCATAGTTGGGAAGGATACTAGTAAAATCggccaaaggaaaaaaaaagaagaatgaaagaGAGCATGCTAGCTAGCTGGGAGCCGCTTCCTCTCATTTACGCCGTTGTCACCATCGTTGTTTCATTATCATCCCACCCACACtgcattaaattattattaCACTCACTAGCCACCTTAGCTTTATTCTTATCCATCCAACCCCAATTTGGTTACATAAAGGCAGGCAAACGAGCCGCGACCTTTCGCTGGCGCCAGAGGCGCATATTTATCCAGTACCAACTCCTACGTAATCTCTCACGCCATTACACGCGCAATAGTCCATCAGCCAGAGCTGTGAAGCGGTCGTCTCTCCTTTCCTTCTCAGGGCATCCAACGGCTCGGCCAATCACTCCCTTCCGCGGAAACACGGAGCCGCCCCCACCACCCCCCACGTCCTTGGAACACACACTCTCTCTAACCACCCTCTTACTTCTATTTaaccactcttaaaccccgaggTCGAGTTCATTTGTCCTTCCACCAGCTcctttctgcataaaaaaacGTCCCCCATCCGCCTCTTTTCCGCCCCCCTtcacttcctctccttctccccgtCCATCATTGCACCTTGAGTTAGAGGTTGACGGGCGAAACGAAGCAGAAAGAATtattagttgtttttcttttgatgagatCGGAGAGGTTATCATTGGGTGAGGACTGAGGAGGAATTTGTATAGGATGAGCTGCAACGGGTGCCGGGTGCTTCGAAAAGGTTGCAGCGACACGTGCATCCTCCGGCCGTGCCTGGAGTGGATCGACAGCGCGGAGGCTCAGGCCCACGCCACCGTCTTCGTCGCCAAGTTCTTCGGCCGCGCCGGCCTCATGTCCTTCCTCTCCTCCGTCCCCTCTCCCCGCCGCCCCGgtatccctccctccctccctctctctctctctctctctctcccgaaTCCTATGCTCTCGAATGAATCGCTCGCTTATTTGATTCTAataatttctttcttggatttTGTTCTAGCTCTGTTCCGATCGCTGCTGTTCGAGGCGTGCGGGAGGGCGATAAACCCGGTGAGCGGCGCGGTGGGCCTGCTGTGGGCCAGGAAGTGGCACCTATGCCAGGCGGCGGTGGAGACCGTGCTCCGCGGCGGAGCCCTCCGCCCGCTGCCGGACCTCGccggcgccgccgccgaggTCGGGGAGCTCTACGGGCCGCCTCCCAAGATCGGCTGGACGGCCTCGGAGGGTTCTCCTCCGTGTGATCTGGATTTGTGTCTGATGCCAAGGTCACCGACGGAGGCCGGGGAGCCGCGGCGGCGGGCGGCGACACCGTCGAGGAACTCGGAGGAGTCGGTGACGACGAGCGCAGGCACCGGCGAGGTAAATCTGGGGCTTTTGAACCTTTTCGTCTGAGCGCGGCCGCCGGTGCGGGGAGGGGTGTTCTTGTCCCCGTTGATGGTTTTTCAAATGCGGAAATGGGAAGACCAGAAggatttttcttctctcttcttttccttttcttttagtttGTATTTACATTTTGGTGCAATTGCTGGCATTGAGTTCAAGAGTGAGAAAAATGAAATAGATGTCGGTAGTCTACGTATTTGTAATTATTATATCGTTTATCAGCCTGGAGttgtttgttgttgttgttgttatatTGGACTTTTTTGAACTACTGCACCTAACAGACTTGCTACCATGTCTCATGATACTATTAAACCTAAAACTAATAATGTTAATCTCAATTTATTAATtttagttaattaattaattaattgttAAATTAGATGTTAGATacgtaaaaatatatttattcacACCATTTTGACGAGCTACTAAAATTCAAGCAATCATAtggaaaatcaaaatttaaaaccTTCCTTAGTACCTGTTTGTCATTAAGAAACAACATGCTCAGGCCATGTACAATTTTCTTGCAACCAGTTATGCTTATTTGGATATCCGTatgaaacattttttttatattgtacTACTCATGTTAGAATTATATAaattactattttttatctaaaaaataataataaccacGTAGTCGGCATGCAAAAGAAGTGCGTGTGAATTGCCTGTAGTCATTGTTCAAGAAATGGATCCATCCGCTGCGTCCTCGTGATAAATTTCTAtgaaatattttcaagtttaattcgcatatatatattatatatttatttatttatctatttgtACCATTCATATTCCTGTAATTTCGGATCGTTTCATATCCTGCCCAAGGGAAGAAAGTGGGAGAAAAACGGCTGATGGGAGAGAGAAGAGACAAACCAAATTAAGACTGTGAGGGGGAAGGGATTGACAAGGATGGGATATGCCTGGGTCCCCTTCACACGTGAGATTGACAGAAAGACTTCTCTGAGCAATCCTGCAGCGGCGATCAATCCAGTGTgagatcctcttcttctcctacaTGCTGTTTGATGACATGTCGAGTTCCAATTGGTCCTTATTCCACGTACACGAGTGCTGCTGTGAGATTTATGGTGGAGTCCACTGCTACGTAATCTAGGGAGAGAGGACCGGCCAATGGGAGATCGAAACGTCATTGGACAGTGATTGGTCAGACAGAGGTGGGATGCGGGACCTTTGCATTCGCCGCGGCCACCATCTGAATGAGGGGCTGGGGTTGGGTGATGACTGGGGGCGGCAGACAAGTCAGCGTCAAGAGTCGAGTGCATAAGATGGGATCCATCGTCATCCCCACCCGAATCGAagtaagtatatatatatatatatatatatatatatatatatatatatatatatatatatatatatatatatatatatatatatatattgcttaaaaaaaaaaaaaaaggcaggggAGAAGAAGGGACAAGACCATCCTCGCGTAGCAGCCCCTACTGGACCTCCACCCCACCAGAAAAATATTTCATGCGGACAGATAAGTTTTACTCATACCTTCCCCACCCAAggatgagtacgtcacacctggcaccacaaAAGCTACCAGCGGACCAATAAGCGTTCCTATACCCTATGTCCAAGCAGTGTCACTACATTTTGTTGGAGAAAATACAATAAAAGGACGAAACCAATCGGACTGAGGCACAAAAATCTCGCTTTCTTTAAGGAGATTCAAGCCCTCTGCGGTAGGCAAAGCCTATAACCCGGTGCAGCAGAAAATACTGACTTCTCTCCTCCATGATACAACAGCCCGACGATCGTCTTATGGCAAGGACAACTCTGCACAAGTAGTCTAGCCCAAAGCTCCACCCAAGAAACACCCTTCTTTGCCAAGAACtttctcaaaatattttttatgagtAAAATAAGATGATATTGTCCCTTTTTGAAATGAAGGGAGAGAAGGATTTATATAGAGagtttataattttaaatttatgagAATAATGATAGCATAAATATACTTAAAAATTCTAAGAGTAACTCCCCCCATCAAAATAGACATTGAATTCCAATTTCAAAAACGGTTCATGAATTATTCCCATTTATTTCCCATGAATCTTTCATCTCCCCAAATAGTAATTCTTTCATTTCCCCAAATACATGAACCATTCATGAGTCATTAAATATGCGAaccttataaataaaataaatattaaacttTAATATTGAAATGCACCAGCACATTTTAATGGACGTGCAAGGTGATTCGAACTTGGAACCATGCAGCTAGAAAACAACGCCCATTTTCATTGAGCTACCACCTTGGGAAGGATCTCTTGGAACTCCCTGCTAACTTTGCATGCCCAAGCAGGCAGAAGATTAATAATAATTTATCTAACAAGAGAACAACAATGATATgcaatgagaaaaaaaatatagaataaatttttatttcatCATATTTTATATAGTGcccatc
It includes:
- the LOC103709129 gene encoding LOB domain-containing protein 37-like, which encodes MSCNGCRVLRKGCSDTCILRPCLEWIDSAEAQAHATVFVAKFFGRAGLMSFLSSVPSPRRPALFRSLLFEACGRAINPVSGAVGLLWARKWHLCQAAVETVLRGGALRPLPDLAGAAAEVGELYGPPPKIGWTASEGSPPCDLDLCLMPRSPTEAGEPRRRAATPSRNSEESVTTSAGTGEVNLGLLNLFV